Proteins from a genomic interval of Nitrospina gracilis Nb-211:
- a CDS encoding GNAT family N-acetyltransferase has protein sequence MPETVTIRQGRREDALIITKYNRAMANETESKCLHTQTVLKGVQAGLARPEICRYFVAEIEGQVIGQAMITYEWSDWRNGTLWWLQSVYVHPDYRKQGVFRKLYQHIESLARKEPDVRGIRLYVEERNRNGQSVYSKLGLTPAGYHVYEREFL, from the coding sequence ATGCCTGAGACCGTCACCATCCGCCAGGGACGCCGCGAAGACGCATTGATCATCACCAAATACAACCGCGCCATGGCGAATGAAACGGAATCGAAATGCCTGCACACGCAGACGGTTTTGAAGGGCGTTCAGGCAGGACTCGCCCGGCCGGAGATATGCCGTTACTTCGTTGCTGAAATCGAGGGACAGGTCATCGGCCAGGCGATGATCACCTACGAGTGGAGCGACTGGCGGAACGGCACGTTGTGGTGGTTGCAGAGCGTTTACGTACATCCCGATTATCGCAAACAGGGTGTGTTCCGCAAACTGTATCAGCACATCGAATCCCTCGCCCGCAAGGAACCGGATGTGCGTGGCATCCGCCTGTACGTCGAGGAAAGAAACCGCAACGGCCAGAGCGTCTATAGCAAACTCGGTCTCACTCCTGCCGGGTACCACGTGTACGAGCGGGAATTTTTATAA
- a CDS encoding inositol monophosphatase family protein has translation MTSHSKDLLQAKDAALSWLKPVNREIMKWFRNDVAVDLKSDQSPVTIADRKAEEMLRRNIQKAFPDHGIIGEEFGNIDPTREWVWTVDPIDGTRSFVRGLPLFSVLLSLLHRGEPAMGILCLPALKETAWAVQGEGAWCEGQRLQVSAESKLSQATVGTADAYCFRDTKRMRLLQALHKQAALVRTYPDAFGHMMAIRGVLDVMVDPLAFVWDYAPIKILAREAGGAFENFNGRKASIEEGTAIVGNAELVRQVRKLVSAPTATRKRS, from the coding sequence ATGACCTCTCACAGCAAGGATCTCCTTCAAGCCAAGGACGCGGCCCTTTCCTGGCTCAAACCGGTGAACCGCGAAATCATGAAATGGTTCCGCAACGACGTGGCGGTGGACCTGAAATCGGATCAGAGCCCGGTGACCATCGCCGACAGAAAAGCCGAGGAAATGCTTCGCCGCAACATTCAAAAAGCGTTTCCGGATCACGGCATCATTGGCGAGGAATTCGGCAACATCGACCCCACCCGCGAGTGGGTGTGGACGGTGGACCCCATCGACGGCACCCGTTCTTTCGTACGCGGCCTGCCTTTATTTTCCGTTTTGCTGTCTCTGTTGCACCGGGGGGAACCGGCGATGGGCATCCTCTGCCTGCCCGCGCTCAAGGAAACCGCCTGGGCGGTACAAGGGGAAGGCGCGTGGTGCGAAGGACAACGCCTGCAGGTTTCCGCCGAATCGAAATTGTCGCAGGCCACCGTGGGCACGGCGGACGCCTATTGCTTTCGTGATACCAAACGGATGCGGCTTCTACAGGCCCTGCACAAGCAGGCCGCCCTGGTGCGGACGTATCCGGACGCCTTCGGCCACATGATGGCCATTCGCGGCGTACTGGATGTCATGGTGGACCCGCTGGCGTTCGTTTGGGACTACGCACCGATCAAGATTCTGGCCAGGGAAGCCGGAGGCGCGTTTGAAAACTTCAACGGACGGAAGGCCAGCATTGAAGAAGGGACGGCGATTGTCGGCAACGCAGAGTTGGTGCGTCAGGTCCGCAAACTGGTGAGCGCGCCCACCGCCACGCGCAAGCGATCCTGA
- a CDS encoding MlaA family lipoprotein: MHAASNNVAALPVAPTLYVSQEMNAVEALPVAPSLRSPRKMEVLSGEPTLHAQKLLPDGEAIPPRSKKKKPTGEEQPLDPRLLNDAAPTGDPFSDPFGDEVYEEDPFEKKEPDIPPLSDPLEGFNRSMYTFNDTVYEYALRPVAEVYRDYVNEEFRIALRNLYNVFLAPAKFVSCVVQFKFKKAGIVLVRTVMNVPLGWGGMLDVAGQEYGIVEVDEDFGQALGYWYVPPGPYIMLPFLGPSTARDTVGTVVDTLLNPLFWLIPNAEVGTPVTAGRAINDTSFIIEDKKALDESAIDPYESVRDFYHQIREKKIRE; the protein is encoded by the coding sequence GTGCATGCCGCCTCCAACAATGTTGCGGCATTGCCTGTTGCCCCGACTCTGTACGTCTCTCAAGAGATGAACGCGGTCGAGGCACTCCCCGTTGCCCCCTCCCTGCGTTCTCCACGCAAGATGGAGGTCTTGAGCGGGGAACCCACGCTCCACGCGCAAAAGTTGCTTCCCGACGGCGAAGCGATTCCACCCAGGTCGAAAAAAAAGAAACCCACCGGCGAGGAACAACCCCTCGATCCCCGGCTCCTCAATGACGCCGCTCCTACCGGCGACCCGTTTTCCGATCCGTTCGGCGATGAGGTGTACGAGGAAGATCCGTTCGAAAAGAAAGAGCCGGATATCCCGCCGTTGAGCGATCCGCTCGAGGGATTCAACCGATCGATGTACACATTCAACGACACGGTTTATGAATACGCCCTGCGTCCGGTGGCCGAGGTGTACCGCGATTACGTGAACGAAGAGTTCCGCATCGCTCTGCGCAATCTATACAATGTGTTCCTCGCGCCGGCGAAGTTTGTCAGTTGCGTGGTGCAGTTTAAATTCAAAAAGGCGGGCATCGTGCTGGTGCGCACCGTCATGAACGTTCCCCTGGGGTGGGGCGGCATGCTGGATGTCGCCGGACAGGAATACGGCATTGTGGAAGTGGACGAGGATTTCGGGCAGGCGCTGGGATACTGGTATGTTCCTCCCGGCCCCTACATCATGCTTCCGTTTCTGGGGCCCTCCACCGCGCGCGACACCGTGGGCACCGTCGTGGACACACTGCTCAATCCCCTGTTCTGGCTGATTCCCAATGCAGAGGTGGGGACGCCGGTGACCGCGGGCCGGGCCATCAACGACACGTCGTTCATCATCGAGGACAAAAAAGCGCTGGATGAAAGCGCCATCGACCCATACGAAAGCGTGCGCGATTTCTATCACCAGATCCGCGAAAAGAAAATCCGCGAATAG
- a CDS encoding tetratricopeptide repeat protein — protein MPKKVKVVYVLCCIFIFIGFVYMSIKTQIRESKARQQEQSQQIQKREQEKKVEQAKRFEVMKRLDLLKEHVTNGKLKEAEELAKELNGEDPTNPEVFTWWGITLVKFERLDEAVDKFIQSAQINPNSARTYIYWGLTLEMKGKHREAIDKYENALLLEPENSSAYAYWGASLAKMGKHDLAIAKLMEAIQFNKYNETAYGVLVDSLYHQGQYAKAWEIVKRARDAKVKIQQDSIDRLAAVLPEPA, from the coding sequence ATGCCAAAAAAAGTCAAAGTCGTTTACGTTCTCTGCTGTATCTTCATCTTCATCGGGTTTGTGTATATGAGCATCAAAACCCAGATCCGCGAGAGCAAGGCCCGCCAGCAGGAACAGAGCCAGCAGATCCAGAAACGCGAGCAAGAGAAAAAAGTGGAGCAGGCCAAGCGGTTCGAGGTCATGAAACGGCTCGATCTGTTGAAAGAACACGTCACCAACGGCAAATTGAAAGAAGCGGAGGAACTGGCGAAGGAGTTGAACGGGGAGGACCCGACGAACCCCGAAGTGTTCACCTGGTGGGGCATCACGCTGGTGAAGTTCGAACGCCTGGATGAGGCGGTGGATAAGTTCATCCAATCGGCTCAGATCAACCCGAACTCCGCGCGCACCTACATTTACTGGGGCCTCACGCTGGAGATGAAAGGCAAGCACCGGGAAGCCATCGATAAATACGAAAACGCCCTTCTTTTGGAACCCGAAAACAGCAGTGCCTACGCATACTGGGGAGCCTCTCTGGCAAAGATGGGCAAGCACGATCTGGCGATTGCCAAGCTTATGGAAGCCATTCAGTTCAATAAGTACAACGAAACGGCTTACGGCGTGCTGGTCGATTCCCTGTACCACCAAGGCCAGTACGCAAAGGCCTGGGAGATTGTGAAACGCGCCCGCGACGCGAAGGTGAAAATCCAGCAGGATTCCATCGACCGCCTCGCCGCCGTACTGCCTGAACCCGCCTGA
- a CDS encoding fused MFS/spermidine synthase, translating into MRPSRFRIWIFAFFFVSGFTGLIYEVVWTRLLTQVLGNTHYSIATVLTTFMAGLALGSYLGGRWVDRHGEPLVLYAVLEGIIGIFCFLIPYLIDLGLPLFKWIYSHFRDDYMLASLLRFGVCAVILIVPASFMGATLPVLGKFVSDDEEGIGRDVGTLYAMNTFGAVVGAFASAFVFMRAFGISATIWIAAALNLTIAAIILLSVRGEGRLASLLTKEPPSVPSSTEASSSTASSPFTPELWAVLICFGLSGVAALIYQVAWNRIFSLLLGSSVYAFSLILTTFILGLALGTVVFARLVNRLKDMKVTFGALQVAIGFSALVALPFFGDVPLFNRWVYLNWNLNFATVQWANFLIIFAIIFVPTFCMGAQFPVVVRMVAKRLETLGRNVGSAYASNTVGTIFGSFIGGFLLIPWLGIQNTILTAVILNMLLGGYLLATSPGLSLNFKTYILPGVLVLFVLGAQDIRAWDRAVISSGSYIPYRLDDLDTALGDRNKILFYEEGIHTTVTTELGRNGNIFLRVNGKTDASLAMDMRTQLLSGYLPMLFNKPREQVLVIGQGSGVTLGAVEQFPAKEIDLVEISPAVIEGSRFFEPFNHHALEDKRVNLILQDGRNHITLTDKKYDVIISEPSNPWISGIGALFTVDFFRLVEQRLNPGGIVCIWTHTNMSPDNFKSIARSFHEVFPFVTVWESIVGDDYLLIGSKENYTLPYEEARRILDDPVTGKDLKRLGIEGVRDLMGLLIMRQDTLTDFIGDAPLHTDDNSLLEFGAPEYIYKDERHLIVRQLTPHFRTYPDFVSFSSLPPAEQDAVRRGLSGLDRSEVQVKGIKRKAQIDQYLDQAVAAVERGAFEQAANFYFKILEIDPEHILTLLNLGNIYREIREYAKAEEAYRKAIQINPYYVYGFMELGRLALLRGDTQAALSTLKEAQKLVPDDPQVERLIELARTQSNPAS; encoded by the coding sequence TTGAGACCGTCCCGTTTCAGAATCTGGATTTTCGCGTTTTTCTTCGTCTCCGGGTTCACGGGTCTCATCTATGAGGTCGTCTGGACCCGCCTCCTGACCCAGGTTCTGGGCAACACGCATTACTCCATCGCCACGGTGCTGACCACGTTCATGGCGGGGCTGGCGCTCGGCAGTTACCTGGGCGGCCGCTGGGTGGACCGGCATGGCGAGCCGCTCGTTCTCTATGCCGTGCTGGAAGGCATCATCGGCATCTTCTGTTTCCTGATTCCGTACCTCATCGATCTTGGCCTGCCGCTGTTCAAATGGATCTACAGTCATTTCCGCGACGACTACATGCTGGCCAGCCTGCTTCGGTTTGGCGTGTGTGCGGTGATTCTCATCGTCCCGGCCTCATTCATGGGGGCGACGCTTCCGGTGCTGGGCAAATTTGTCTCCGACGATGAGGAAGGCATCGGGCGGGACGTCGGCACTCTCTACGCGATGAACACCTTCGGTGCGGTGGTGGGGGCGTTTGCCAGCGCCTTCGTGTTCATGCGTGCCTTCGGCATCAGCGCCACCATCTGGATCGCCGCGGCGCTCAACCTCACCATCGCCGCCATCATTCTGCTGTCCGTTCGCGGCGAAGGGCGGTTGGCCTCCTTGCTCACCAAAGAACCACCGTCTGTTCCATCCTCGACGGAGGCATCCTCTTCCACAGCGTCGTCGCCGTTCACGCCGGAGCTGTGGGCGGTGCTCATCTGCTTCGGCCTGTCGGGCGTGGCGGCGTTGATCTACCAGGTGGCATGGAACCGCATCTTCTCCCTTTTGCTCGGCTCGTCGGTGTATGCCTTCAGCCTCATCCTCACCACATTCATTCTGGGTCTTGCTCTGGGCACGGTGGTGTTCGCCCGGCTGGTGAACCGCCTCAAGGACATGAAGGTGACGTTCGGTGCGTTGCAGGTGGCCATCGGTTTTTCGGCGCTGGTGGCACTTCCGTTTTTCGGCGACGTGCCGCTGTTCAACCGCTGGGTGTATTTGAACTGGAACCTGAATTTCGCCACGGTGCAGTGGGCTAATTTTCTCATCATCTTTGCCATCATCTTCGTGCCCACGTTCTGCATGGGCGCGCAGTTTCCGGTGGTGGTGCGCATGGTGGCCAAACGGCTGGAGACCCTGGGGCGGAACGTCGGGTCCGCCTACGCATCGAACACGGTGGGAACCATCTTCGGCTCGTTCATCGGCGGCTTTCTTTTGATCCCGTGGCTCGGCATCCAGAACACGATCCTCACTGCGGTCATCCTGAATATGTTGCTGGGCGGTTATCTTTTGGCGACGTCGCCCGGCCTGTCGCTCAACTTCAAAACATACATCCTGCCGGGTGTGCTGGTGCTGTTCGTGCTGGGCGCGCAGGACATCCGCGCCTGGGACCGCGCGGTGATTTCCAGCGGATCGTACATTCCGTACCGTCTGGATGACCTCGACACCGCACTCGGCGACCGCAACAAGATTCTCTTTTACGAAGAAGGCATCCACACCACGGTGACCACGGAGCTGGGGCGAAACGGCAACATCTTCCTGCGCGTCAATGGCAAGACCGATGCGTCTCTGGCGATGGACATGCGCACGCAGTTGCTCTCCGGCTACCTGCCGATGCTGTTCAATAAACCGCGCGAACAGGTGCTGGTGATCGGGCAGGGGAGCGGTGTGACACTGGGAGCGGTGGAACAATTCCCGGCGAAGGAAATCGACCTCGTCGAAATCTCGCCCGCCGTCATAGAAGGAAGCCGTTTTTTCGAACCGTTCAACCACCACGCACTGGAAGACAAGCGGGTGAACCTCATCCTGCAGGACGGACGCAACCACATCACGCTCACCGACAAGAAGTACGACGTCATCATCTCCGAGCCGTCGAACCCGTGGATCTCCGGCATCGGCGCGCTGTTCACCGTCGATTTTTTCCGGCTGGTGGAACAGCGGCTCAATCCCGGCGGCATCGTCTGCATCTGGACCCATACCAACATGTCGCCGGATAATTTCAAGTCCATCGCCCGCTCCTTTCACGAAGTGTTTCCGTTTGTGACGGTGTGGGAGTCCATCGTCGGCGACGATTATCTGCTGATCGGCTCCAAGGAAAACTACACGCTCCCTTATGAAGAGGCGCGGCGCATCCTGGACGATCCCGTTACCGGCAAGGATTTGAAACGCCTCGGCATCGAAGGTGTGCGCGACCTGATGGGCCTGCTCATCATGCGGCAGGACACATTGACCGATTTTATCGGCGATGCCCCCCTGCACACCGACGACAACTCGTTGCTGGAATTTGGCGCACCGGAATACATTTACAAGGATGAGCGGCACCTGATCGTGCGTCAGTTGACGCCCCACTTCAGGACGTATCCGGACTTTGTGAGTTTCAGCAGTCTGCCGCCGGCGGAACAGGATGCAGTGCGGCGGGGCTTGTCCGGTTTGGACCGGAGCGAGGTGCAGGTGAAGGGCATCAAGCGCAAGGCGCAGATCGACCAGTACCTCGACCAGGCGGTGGCGGCGGTCGAACGCGGAGCGTTCGAGCAGGCGGCGAATTTCTATTTCAAAATTCTGGAGATCGACCCCGAACACATTTTGACGTTGCTCAATCTTGGAAATATTTATCGCGAAATCCGTGAGTACGCCAAAGCGGAAGAGGCGTACCGCAAAGCCATTCAGATAAATCCTTACTATGTGTACGGGTTTATGGAGCTGGGTCGCCTCGCCCTTCTGCGGGGCGATACCCAGGCGGCGCTTTCAACCTTGAAGGAAGCGCAAAAGCTGGTGCCCGACGATCCCCAGGTGGAGCGGCTGATCGAGCTTGCACGCACACAATCCAACCCGGCGTCCTGA
- a CDS encoding thioredoxin domain-containing protein, which translates to MTTPAHTNRLKNETSPYLQQHAHNPVDWYPWGPEALEKAKREDKPIFLSIGYSSCHWCHVMAHESFENEETAKLMNELFVNIKVDREERPDIDAIYMKSVIALTGHGGWPMSVFLTPQQEPYLGGTYYPPEPKFNRPGFPQILQQAADIYRNQKDRMKSVSARLMEKLTTPPPIPQGQGAGADALIPQAVELMKEKFDETYGGFGSGMKFPEPMLYTLLLRHWQKREDNDSILMADKSLTKMAEGGMYDQLGGGFHRYSTDRKWLVPHFEKMLYDNALLARLFVEMAQATKQEIYERIAREVFHYIGREMTSPEGAFYSSQDADTDAGEGHFFTWTLKEVLDLLGPRHAKVFARVYGITATGNFEKRNVLHVAETMEKVSDAEGVPIFEVDHIIRNGRQTLLEARARRQNPGRDNKILTGWNGMMITAFAAGAAAFRDRVYRDHAVKAARFLWDTMWKDGNLFRVYKDGQVRVDGCLEDYAWFVEALLGVFEATGEVEWIDKAQAVADALIEQFWDKKDGGFFMTGAGQEQLITRLKNPEDEAIPSANGVAALALARLGRLTGKDVYFEKGRDTVRAFTDRIEHRPTAYTSLLAAMDFIESLPMEVTISGPEDDPQYGKLMEAVYADYRPDKLVVRYSGEAVVRRVPWAEGRGPVSGKPTVYVCRQGTCYPPVHDAEVLMNQMGRPPHIKLNIFDEEKSMKDLESKEQANFLNAMNNIFKHSGLGRK; encoded by the coding sequence ATGACCACACCTGCACATACCAACCGGTTGAAGAATGAAACCAGTCCGTACCTCCAGCAACACGCGCACAATCCCGTGGACTGGTATCCGTGGGGACCGGAAGCGCTGGAAAAAGCGAAACGCGAGGACAAACCGATCTTCTTGAGCATCGGTTATTCCTCCTGCCACTGGTGCCATGTGATGGCGCACGAGTCGTTCGAAAACGAAGAGACGGCAAAGCTCATGAACGAGCTGTTCGTCAACATCAAGGTGGACCGCGAGGAGCGGCCGGACATCGACGCCATCTACATGAAGTCGGTGATCGCGCTCACCGGTCACGGCGGCTGGCCGATGAGCGTCTTCCTCACGCCACAGCAGGAGCCATACCTCGGCGGCACGTACTATCCGCCGGAACCGAAGTTCAACCGCCCCGGTTTCCCGCAGATCCTCCAGCAGGCGGCGGACATCTACCGTAACCAGAAAGACCGCATGAAATCGGTGAGCGCGCGGCTGATGGAAAAACTCACCACGCCGCCGCCGATCCCGCAAGGGCAGGGCGCGGGAGCCGATGCGCTCATTCCGCAGGCGGTGGAGTTGATGAAGGAAAAGTTCGACGAGACCTACGGCGGCTTTGGCTCCGGCATGAAGTTTCCCGAACCCATGCTGTACACGCTCCTGCTTCGCCACTGGCAGAAGCGCGAGGACAACGACTCCATCCTGATGGCTGACAAGAGCCTGACAAAGATGGCCGAGGGCGGCATGTACGATCAGCTGGGCGGCGGGTTTCACCGTTACTCCACCGACCGCAAATGGCTGGTGCCGCATTTTGAAAAAATGCTGTACGACAACGCGCTTCTGGCGCGGCTGTTCGTTGAGATGGCGCAGGCCACGAAACAGGAAATCTACGAACGCATCGCCCGCGAGGTATTCCATTACATTGGCCGCGAAATGACGTCGCCCGAAGGCGCGTTCTATTCCAGTCAAGACGCGGACACCGACGCCGGGGAAGGGCACTTTTTCACGTGGACCTTGAAGGAAGTACTGGACCTGCTGGGGCCGCGCCACGCCAAAGTGTTTGCCCGCGTGTATGGCATAACGGCTACGGGCAACTTTGAAAAGCGCAACGTCCTGCACGTCGCCGAGACGATGGAGAAGGTGTCGGATGCCGAAGGCGTGCCGATCTTTGAAGTCGATCACATCATACGAAATGGCAGGCAGACCCTGCTGGAAGCGCGGGCCAGGCGGCAGAACCCGGGCCGTGACAACAAAATCCTCACCGGCTGGAATGGCATGATGATCACTGCCTTCGCCGCAGGCGCCGCGGCGTTCCGCGACCGCGTGTACCGCGATCATGCGGTTAAAGCCGCGCGGTTTTTATGGGACACGATGTGGAAGGACGGCAACCTGTTCCGCGTATACAAGGACGGGCAGGTGCGCGTGGACGGATGCCTGGAGGACTACGCATGGTTTGTGGAAGCCCTGCTCGGCGTGTTCGAAGCCACGGGCGAAGTGGAATGGATCGACAAGGCGCAGGCGGTGGCCGATGCGTTGATCGAACAATTCTGGGATAAGAAAGACGGCGGCTTTTTCATGACCGGGGCGGGACAGGAACAACTGATCACGCGCCTCAAGAATCCGGAGGACGAAGCCATTCCCTCGGCCAACGGCGTGGCCGCGTTGGCGCTGGCGAGGCTGGGCCGCCTGACAGGTAAGGATGTGTACTTTGAAAAAGGACGCGACACCGTGCGTGCGTTCACCGACCGCATCGAGCACCGCCCCACCGCGTACACGAGCCTGCTCGCGGCAATGGATTTCATCGAGTCTCTGCCGATGGAGGTGACGATCTCCGGGCCGGAGGACGATCCACAATATGGCAAGTTGATGGAAGCGGTGTACGCCGACTACCGTCCGGATAAACTGGTGGTGCGCTACTCAGGCGAGGCGGTGGTCCGGCGCGTGCCATGGGCGGAGGGACGCGGCCCCGTGTCCGGCAAACCGACGGTGTATGTGTGCCGGCAGGGCACGTGTTACCCGCCGGTGCACGACGCCGAGGTATTGATGAACCAGATGGGCCGCCCGCCGCACATCAAGCTCAATATCTTCGACGAAGAAAAGAGCATGAAGGACTTGGAGTCGAAGGAGCAGGCCAATTTCCTGAACGCCATGAACAACATCTTCAAACACTCCGGCCTGGGCAGGAAATAA
- a CDS encoding NADPH-dependent FMN reductase: MPKIILIQGSLNPDSNTAQLIAATKRELDKRGVANEIIDLRDLEMQFCDSRPLREYNENTQAVHKKLADAQGFIFGMPVYCYSVSGPLKNFIDIHSSAMEKKWAGILGQAGGKASYMSLGDLARILAFESHVTTVQPHVYTTYADYDDGELTSEKTKAKIQEMLDNLVACLHAAKEENA, from the coding sequence ATGCCTAAAATCATACTGATCCAGGGAAGCCTCAATCCCGATTCCAACACGGCACAACTCATCGCCGCCACCAAACGCGAGTTGGACAAGCGCGGCGTTGCGAACGAGATCATCGACCTGCGCGATCTCGAAATGCAGTTCTGCGACTCGCGTCCGCTCCGCGAATACAACGAGAACACACAGGCGGTGCACAAGAAGCTGGCCGACGCGCAGGGGTTCATCTTCGGCATGCCCGTGTACTGCTACTCGGTGTCGGGCCCGCTCAAAAACTTCATCGACATCCATTCGTCGGCGATGGAAAAAAAGTGGGCGGGCATTCTGGGCCAGGCCGGAGGCAAAGCTTCGTACATGTCGCTGGGCGATCTGGCACGCATCCTCGCGTTCGAATCGCACGTCACCACCGTGCAACCGCACGTGTACACGACGTACGCCGACTACGACGACGGCGAGTTGACCAGCGAAAAGACTAAAGCCAAAATTCAGGAGATGCTCGACAACCTCGTCGCCTGCCTGCACGCCGCGAAAGAAGAAAATGCCTGA
- a CDS encoding DUF2203 domain-containing protein: MDKRYFTIEEANAVVPDLLEIVPKLQILHAKLTKEFPDVRNAWEKARYGGGSMQGADYLAVALMTNRLINELESKGCVIKGIERGLVDFPAMRDGKEVYLCWKNPETEIKYWHDLDTGFAGRQPL, translated from the coding sequence ATGGATAAGCGGTATTTCACTATAGAAGAAGCCAACGCTGTCGTCCCCGATCTCTTGGAGATCGTGCCTAAACTTCAAATCCTGCACGCCAAGTTGACCAAAGAGTTTCCCGACGTCCGCAATGCCTGGGAGAAGGCCCGGTATGGGGGCGGCAGTATGCAGGGGGCGGATTACCTGGCCGTGGCGCTGATGACCAACCGGTTGATCAACGAGCTGGAATCCAAGGGATGCGTCATCAAGGGCATCGAGCGGGGTTTGGTGGATTTTCCCGCGATGCGTGACGGGAAGGAGGTGTACCTTTGCTGGAAAAACCCGGAGACGGAAATCAAGTACTGGCACGACCTCGATACCGGGTTCGCCGGACGCCAGCCGCTCTGA
- a CDS encoding formylglycine-generating enzyme family protein: MSDKNLVIAVIACFAVAIAFFLVIVWEINKSIKFDRKVRTEQAQQKQITIEDNRDFSIYETLVGDDGREMVLVPEGVFSRGSNDGDFDEKPPQEVYLDAFYVDKYEVSVEAYNKFRKAANYVEASVPFFEGEHELLKHPNVPQVGVSWYDATNYCTWAGKRLLTEAEWEKAARGTHGLAYPWGNEMLPRRANIHGTADGYQYLSPIGSFPMGRSVYGVYDMAGNVSEWVEDWYDQFYYQEAPMMNPTGPEDKKNRVFRGGSWDSTKVDVRAAKRFAATPGRKDSVVGFRCGKSVEK, from the coding sequence ATGAGTGATAAAAACCTGGTCATCGCTGTCATCGCTTGTTTTGCCGTAGCCATTGCCTTTTTTCTGGTCATTGTCTGGGAAATCAACAAATCCATCAAATTCGATCGCAAAGTCCGCACGGAACAGGCCCAGCAAAAACAAATCACCATCGAGGACAATCGCGACTTCAGCATTTATGAAACCCTTGTCGGCGACGATGGCCGGGAGATGGTTCTGGTCCCCGAAGGCGTGTTCTCCCGGGGTTCCAACGACGGCGACTTCGATGAAAAGCCTCCTCAGGAAGTGTATCTCGATGCGTTTTACGTGGACAAATATGAAGTCTCCGTCGAAGCTTACAACAAATTCCGCAAGGCGGCCAATTATGTTGAAGCCAGCGTTCCGTTTTTTGAAGGCGAACACGAACTGCTCAAGCACCCCAACGTGCCGCAGGTGGGCGTCAGCTGGTACGATGCGACCAACTACTGCACCTGGGCCGGCAAACGGCTTTTGACCGAAGCGGAATGGGAGAAGGCCGCGCGTGGAACTCACGGCCTGGCATACCCGTGGGGGAACGAGATGTTGCCTCGCCGTGCAAACATCCACGGCACCGCGGACGGCTATCAGTACCTCTCCCCGATCGGCAGTTTTCCCATGGGACGCAGTGTGTACGGTGTGTACGACATGGCCGGCAACGTGTCCGAATGGGTGGAAGACTGGTACGATCAGTTTTATTATCAGGAAGCGCCGATGATGAATCCCACCGGTCCCGAGGATAAAAAGAACCGGGTGTTCCGCGGCGGCTCGTGGGACTCGACTAAGGTCGACGTACGGGCGGCGAAACGCTTTGCCGCCACCCCCGGCCGCAAGGACAGCGTGGTCGGATTCCGCTGTGGCAAGTCGGTGGAAAAATAA